In one window of Fibrobacter sp. UWH4 DNA:
- a CDS encoding GDSL-type esterase/lipase family protein, which yields MFGNNFKNRITRSITANAAILALATMAHATNVACVGNSITEGYGIWADKKYPDHLQEMLGNDYTVSNFGVSSMTFAGATIKGGDNNSSYWKTEKFKAALASSPDIVVIELGTNDSKYFTDKCIWEGTERYNYLYGQCEKSQLYSDYEALIDTFAHLPTSPEIFATLQPYSNNCEWGIMDTAIVSQINPVIKETAVKKGVNIIDLHTLFQTPAWFLDDSVHPNASGAQELAKIVNKYIAMAKPKIAQNGTTLSVQGDAYGFRWYKAGKLIEGADKASLAISETGTYRALVKVEEGNDSWLLSDKIEVKDLSGTTGIRPARQTAQPKMRKLHHKVDVKGRIVDGRK from the coding sequence ATGTTTGGGAATAACTTCAAAAACCGCATTACGCGCAGTATCACGGCTAACGCCGCGATATTGGCGCTCGCAACGATGGCGCACGCGACAAATGTCGCCTGCGTCGGCAACAGCATTACCGAAGGCTATGGAATCTGGGCCGACAAGAAATACCCCGACCACCTGCAAGAAATGCTCGGGAACGATTACACCGTCAGCAATTTCGGCGTGTCCTCAATGACCTTCGCGGGCGCCACCATCAAGGGCGGCGACAACAATTCCAGTTACTGGAAGACCGAAAAATTCAAGGCGGCCCTCGCCTCTTCGCCGGATATCGTCGTCATCGAGCTCGGCACCAACGACAGCAAGTACTTCACGGACAAATGCATCTGGGAGGGCACCGAAAGGTACAACTACCTTTACGGCCAGTGCGAAAAATCGCAGCTGTACAGCGATTACGAGGCGTTGATCGATACCTTCGCACACCTACCCACGAGCCCCGAAATTTTCGCGACGCTGCAGCCCTACAGCAACAACTGCGAGTGGGGTATCATGGATACGGCTATCGTAAGCCAGATCAACCCGGTTATCAAGGAAACCGCCGTCAAGAAAGGCGTGAACATTATCGACCTGCACACGCTTTTCCAGACTCCCGCATGGTTTTTGGACGACAGCGTGCATCCGAACGCCTCGGGCGCCCAGGAACTCGCGAAAATCGTGAACAAGTACATCGCCATGGCAAAACCCAAGATTGCGCAAAACGGGACGACACTCTCGGTGCAGGGGGACGCCTACGGTTTCCGCTGGTACAAGGCCGGCAAACTGATCGAAGGCGCCGACAAGGCATCGCTCGCCATTTCCGAAACGGGCACGTACAGGGCGCTCGTGAAAGTGGAAGAGGGCAACGATTCATGGCTCCTGAGCGACAAAATCGAGGTGAAGGACCTTTCGGGAACTACGGGAATCAGGCCCGCAAGGCAAACCGCTCAGCCGAAAATGCGAAAACTCCACCACAAGGTGGACGTGAAAGGGAGAATCGTAGACGGGAGAAAATAG